The DNA region ATACACTACAAATATTTTAATTGGTGCTGATGGGATTCATTCTGTGGTTAGAAAATCAATCATTGACAACACTGAAATACGAAAAGCGAAACAAGTATGTTGGAGAGGAATAGTAAAAATGTATATTCCAAAAAAATATCAAGCAGAATTGAACGAGTTATGGGGAAAAGGAAAACGTTTTGGCTTTGTTAAAATTAATGAAAATGAAGTGTATTGGTACGCACTTGCAAATTATAAAACTGACTATAAAAAGGAATTTTATAATGCTCATTTGGAAGAATTATTTTCAGATTTCAGTCCATTAATTAAAAAAATAATATCTACTACAGAGAAAAGGAATGTGATTTTCAATGAAATGATGGACTTAAAACCAATTTCAAGTTGGCATTATAAAAATGTATGTTTAATCGGAGATGCATCTCACGCAACTACACCAAATTTAGGGCAAGGTGCTTGTCAAGCCATTGAAACTGCTTTTGTTATTGCAGAATGTCTATCAACTGAAAACAATACAAAATTAGTATTTCAAAAACTCGAAAAAATAAGAAAAAAGAAAGTCGAAAAAGTTATAAATACAAGCTGGACAGTTGGTAAAACAGCTCACTTAGATAACAGAGTTGGAATCTTTTTCAGAAATAACATTATGAAACTAATACCAAAAATAATCACTGAAAAACAATCGACTTCTATTTATAAGCTGAACTATTGAAAATAACTACAGAGAACACCGTATATAATTCATTGCTTGGTTCTCTACTACTTACGAAAGTTCTCGCGGACTTTCTTGGTCGGTAATTATTTACTAAATAAGTTTCTTAAACCACGCAACAAACCATACACAAGCACGTTGGTTAGCTAGATTTTCATTGTTAAAACATAGAGCAAAACTTTGAAATTTTGCACTAATGGAGCTATTTCCTATCGTTGTTGCCTGTAGTTTTTCCCTGATATCTATATTTCGAAACGAGATAGATAATCAGTAGTAATATCCCAATTTCTATAATGCTGAAAAATATATAATGTTTGCTATTTGTACCTGTGGCTAAACTTCCTATTTGAACGATAATCATAAGAATACTAACGCTTACATTTATAATTCTAAAAGCCTTGTTATTCAATATCATTGTAATTATAATCATTAACATAGGAATTTCCATAATAACAGAAAACCCTAAGAGAGACGATTCAGTAAATTCAGGTAGTATCTCACTAAGTGTGTAAAGTTTAAATATCGAGGGTTAACAGCTCTCGATATTTTTTTGTTTAATTTTAAATTTTATACACTTATGAAGAAAGAAGATTTTCTAAACGACGACTTTTTAAAACAGTTCAAAACAGGAGA from Tamlana crocina includes:
- a CDS encoding FAD-dependent monooxygenase, whose product is MKSLNQVKDEVNFTFEDDTSYTTNILIGADGIHSVVRKSIIDNTEIRKAKQVCWRGIVKMYIPKKYQAELNELWGKGKRFGFVKINENEVYWYALANYKTDYKKEFYNAHLEELFSDFSPLIKKIISTTEKRNVIFNEMMDLKPISSWHYKNVCLIGDASHATTPNLGQGACQAIETAFVIAECLSTENNTKLVFQKLEKIRKKKVEKVINTSWTVGKTAHLDNRVGIFFRNNIMKLIPKIITEKQSTSIYKLNY
- a CDS encoding DUF6326 family protein, which codes for MEIPMLMIIITMILNNKAFRIINVSVSILMIIVQIGSLATGTNSKHYIFFSIIEIGILLLIIYLVSKYRYQGKTTGNNDRK